The following coding sequences lie in one Caproicibacterium argilliputei genomic window:
- a CDS encoding extracellular solute-binding protein: protein MKKKSCMKTVLCCMLSAAMISGTLIGCGTGTASSSGTQKSSASPTNGKLSDQKVTISMLYADNAAYPYNPDWPTLKKMEEETNVHLDIQVVPDSDFTTKAQLMMNSGTMPDIIVKTNTGSGTAQQLALNGKLLAYSDYFDKMPNFQAFMKQNNIQEELDGNRLSDGKLYEMPQDVNAIKYSSEQWFVRKDVFDSLGLSLPKTWEELYQDCLKIKQKYPDAYPIQNEFGTGNFYNMVAPSFGTQAGWGAGPSNFMYDDSSKKWVFAPATNNYKSFVTFLHKLYDEGILDKEFSTMDSSVTEQNCETNKGFIAPAWFGSESTWNAVGKKTDSNMNWVPVAPFAGPDGTAALIAPSQCSSWMVSPASVKDKPYFDVLLKWIDWMYKPEGGGNLFSWGVKGTTYETKDGKNQFLKGVYSGDGNELSKKYGVENNSLSFIYPKDFLEATLSKSARSLVDSELKNNNFAKRQPKLSLTTDDKDTESLYSTALSDYVSQMTDEFIMGKTPLSQWDAFVSQCKTKGADKLANLYNEVYTREKS from the coding sequence ATGAAGAAAAAAAGTTGTATGAAAACCGTCCTTTGTTGCATGCTGTCCGCTGCGATGATTTCCGGAACGCTGATTGGCTGCGGAACCGGAACGGCCAGTTCTTCCGGTACGCAGAAATCCTCCGCATCGCCGACAAACGGAAAACTTTCTGACCAGAAAGTAACGATTTCCATGCTGTATGCGGATAACGCTGCATACCCTTACAATCCGGACTGGCCAACCCTGAAAAAGATGGAGGAGGAAACCAACGTCCATCTGGACATTCAGGTGGTGCCGGACAGTGACTTCACAACCAAGGCACAGTTGATGATGAATTCCGGTACGATGCCGGACATTATTGTGAAAACCAATACAGGCAGCGGCACAGCGCAGCAACTTGCGCTGAACGGCAAGCTGCTGGCGTACAGCGATTACTTTGACAAGATGCCGAATTTTCAAGCCTTTATGAAGCAGAACAACATTCAGGAGGAACTGGACGGAAACCGGCTGTCGGACGGAAAACTCTACGAAATGCCGCAGGATGTGAATGCCATCAAGTATTCAAGCGAACAGTGGTTCGTCCGAAAAGATGTATTTGACAGTCTGGGATTGTCTTTACCGAAAACTTGGGAGGAATTGTATCAGGACTGCCTGAAAATCAAACAGAAGTATCCGGATGCGTACCCCATTCAAAATGAATTCGGTACCGGAAACTTCTACAACATGGTTGCCCCAAGCTTTGGCACGCAGGCGGGCTGGGGTGCCGGTCCCTCCAATTTTATGTATGACGATTCGTCAAAAAAATGGGTGTTTGCACCGGCAACGAACAACTACAAATCCTTCGTGACGTTCCTGCACAAACTATATGACGAAGGCATTCTGGACAAAGAGTTTTCGACGATGGATTCCAGTGTTACGGAGCAGAACTGCGAAACCAACAAAGGCTTTATTGCGCCTGCATGGTTTGGCAGCGAATCCACTTGGAACGCCGTTGGCAAAAAAACGGACTCCAACATGAACTGGGTGCCGGTTGCGCCTTTTGCGGGGCCGGATGGTACCGCCGCATTGATTGCACCATCCCAGTGCTCTTCTTGGATGGTTTCTCCTGCAAGTGTAAAGGATAAGCCGTACTTTGATGTGCTTCTGAAATGGATTGACTGGATGTACAAACCGGAGGGTGGCGGCAACCTGTTCTCCTGGGGTGTCAAGGGGACTACTTATGAAACCAAAGACGGAAAAAATCAGTTTCTCAAAGGTGTTTATTCCGGGGACGGAAACGAATTGAGCAAAAAATACGGTGTCGAAAACAACTCCCTGAGTTTCATCTATCCGAAGGACTTTCTGGAGGCAACGCTTTCAAAAAGTGCACGCAGCCTAGTGGATTCTGAACTGAAAAACAACAACTTTGCAAAGCGTCAGCCCAAGCTTTCTTTGACCACGGACGACAAAGACACCGAATCCCTGTACTCCACGGCGCTGTCCGATTATGTGTCGCAGATGACCGACGAATTCATCATGGGAAAAACCCCGCTGAGCCAGT